In Puntigrus tetrazona isolate hp1 chromosome 18, ASM1883169v1, whole genome shotgun sequence, one genomic interval encodes:
- the LOC122323208 gene encoding heme-binding protein 2-like — translation MLKAIGQTLFSTGLQNPKFTAQQSKGEDYEVRTYHTTNWVSTAVIGMEQDPAFSTGFKRLFKYIQGNNDKKCKVEMTAPVSCLIEPGAGPTCESTFTVSFYIPEEHQADPPKPTDPDVFIENRKEVTVFVRTYGGFTNSESSHAELLKLIESLKRDGMKFKEAPFYRAGYDSPFKLTNRRNEVWLIKEDE, via the exons ATGCTTAAAGCCATCGGTCAAACTTTGTTTTCTACTGGACTCCAGAACCCAAAATTCACTGCTCAACAGAGTaag GGTGAAGACTATGAGGTCCGCACTTACCACACAACAAACTGGGTCAGCACAGCTGTGATTGGCATGGAGCAGGACCCAGCCTTCAGCACAGGCTTCAAAAGACTCTTCAAATACATTCAGGGGAATAATGACAAGA AGTGTAAGGTGGAGATGACGGCACCAGTGAGCTGTCTGATCGAGCCCGGTGCAGGACCCACTTGTGAAAGCACCTTCACTGTGTCCTTCTACATCCCTGAGGAACATCAGGCTGACCCACCCAAACCCACCGATCCAGATGTTTTCATCGAGAACAGAAAAGAGGTCACGGTTTTTGTGAG GACCTATGGAGGCTTTACTAATAGTGAAAGCAGCCATGCAGAGCTTCTCAAACTGATAGAGAGCCTTAAGAGGGATGGGATGAAATTCAAGGAGGCTCCTTTCTACAGAGCGGGGTATGACAGCCCCTTCAAACTGACCAACCGCAGGAACGAGGTGTGGCTGATCAAAGAAGACGAATAA